The nucleotide window ATATGAATGATATAACAAGTTTTGATTCCTttattgatgatgaacttgattcttataTTAATCAAGGATTGGAAAATATTAAAGATGAAGAAGGCAAGGAACAACTTTTGTCATGGTGGAGGGAGCGTGGCAaggcttttccaacactttcaattaTGGTCCGAGATATCctggctattcaagcatcatcagtagcatcagagagtgcttttagcgcgacaagatttcaaattggagatcatagacattcattagcaGAGGACAGTCTAGAGATTTTCGTATTATTCAAAGATCGGATTAatgcagaaagaagaaatcttagttttgaaaaattaaccactaggaaagaagaagaagaatacaatgagatactaaCCACTGGGAGCGATGACGACATGgagctcatggaacatcaatcaacattacCAATTCCAGCAGAATgtccgagagatattattgataagttacaaagaagctatataggagcttacaaatattagtatgataatttgtaattggctactaagaggcctagttcaaatagaacccttcctagaaggtggctgcgtcgattaggtgctcttcaaaagaattatatttgtatttgagatttgaaagttctattaataaaataaaaggctctaagcgttgaattttatttatgaattgtcttagttacttaatagttaatactttgaaattatattaaataaattataactctattataaatttataattactagaatatttcattacaagtcttttgttttaatattttataattctttacttagttttctaattttcattttaacatagtaacatttaagtttattaaataagtcaaaaatctagtcgttgcaaactttaaaacaTAGTACATTTAAAAAAACTAGacgtttttttaataaaaaaatacacttaAGGCCCACGAACCCGTCCCGTCCAGTCCCATCCCGTCtcatcccgtttgttagcgggacgggatgggacgaACGTTTCGTCTCGTTTGTCCCGTCCCATTTCGTCCCGTCCCGCCTACATCCCGCTTAAatgtcgtcccgtcccgtcccgtcccgtcccgttggacagccataccTCGAACTAGATCACCCTCAAACCAACTGAGTGTGTTATTGAAAAGTATGAACTGAACAACAGAGCTTAAGagagaaaatataatatattGTTTGTTATGCGTGAATATCGTCCTtacaaaatgattagaaccccttttatatagtagataAATTGtacttatggtacaattctaaatacagaagGAAATCTCATGATTGACTAAATAACCGGTCTTGATTTGATATGTGCCAAGATTTTCGCTGCGATCCTTACCTGATCACGGATATCTCGGTTTTCTATTATTCGATATTAGCCGACCCCGATCTCGATTGGTCTCTGAGTCTCGAGCTCGGCAGACTATCTTTGCGCCGTGATCCGATGCAACATAGGGTCGAACCTTGGCCTGCCTCGTTCCAGGTCAAGCCCGATTTTGACCATATACATAGTGGGATTAAATTTTTTTAGTAATCTATCCGTCGATCTAAAGCAATGGAAAAAAGCCAATGGGACAACCATTAACGTCAGAAAGAGACTTTGCATAAGACTTTAAACATATTATAACGAAACTCATATTCAATTTGAATTTGGGGTTCACTTTAGATATCTTTTAGTCCAACTTTTTCTTGATCTACACGACTTGAAAACTATCTGACAAAATATTGAGAAACAGAGCAAAGCTGGGACGAGGAAGACTAGTTAAGCCGACGGGAATTCCATTTTAATAAAATAAGTGAACAATAATGCGGAGAGTACTGCTACCTCGAATTATTTACTTTACGCGTGAATTTAGGAAAATTTTGGTAGACGTAAGTATCTATTACATAGAGGCGGAGAAAGGATTTGAATCTTATCAAAATTTTAGTACTTGTAAGTTAATGTATTCTAACTTAATAATGtgtatatatttaatgaattttttaagacaaaGCAGTATATGAACCTAAGTTACTGTGTTCGACCGAACTCATAGTCCGTATTCTAACTCTATCCGATCCCTGCCTTGACCCATGTATTAATATACAAATTAATTTTATATACCGATAATGCAATCTTTTCCTTCTATCAAGTCAATTTAATCGATTGTAGTAGGTTGCTCTTCTATTTTTCATGTTACTATATAAGGCTTTTCATGAAAATTTATCTATTGTTATAGATGAACTAAACCTGATGGTGTAAAATAGTGCATAGAAAAACTTAAACTCGATAATATTGAACTGAATTCTATGCACGTTGCATGCTGGCATTAAAGCCATAAACGAGAAATGGCTATTTGTGTGCACAGTCATACTGTAACAAATGCAAATATTGTGACACAAGATGCAACTGAAGATATCTGCTTGCGCACGTGCTCAAATTTGATGTAACAACATTATCGACCACGTAAAACGTGATCATCTAATTAAAAAAAAGGATTACTTTTTACTGCTGGTAGTGCATAAAAACGATAGAAATCAAGTTTAACGCAAATGAACttgaataaaaatttattttattgctACCACAATCAATGACTGGCAGCTATGTTTTCTGCATTAAGACGACTATTTTCTAACTAGAAAGCTAATTACTTCTATAACAGGAAACtatgagcttagaataattaatGTGTACAAACAAGGAGTTAGAACAGAGTAAATCAAAGTAATACTTCTTAGGCTTCGGCAGTTTGCAGCTTGGGCATATTCTCAACTTTAACTGCTTCAACTCCACATTTAGAATTATGCAGACACGAAGCCACGTGAATTTTTCCTGAGGAAATAAGTGAACCAAGCTTTACAATGTCAATAATCTGTTCCTCTGTGAGTTCTGGAAGTTTCTGATTATTGTAATCATCTACGATAATGACATGGTTTTGTATCTTCTCCGGTACTTTCTCCTCCTTTAAAATGGCCTTCTCCTTTTTGTTGTATATTACGTAGAGCACTATTTGGAGAATTCCTAGGACGAATCCCAATACGTTTGGAATCTAGATAAAGACGGAAGTAAATACACTGAATAGATTCAACATATGTATAGAAATTAAGTATATAATGCTTGAAAATAGAACTTACAGCAATGTTAATGTCTTTTACGAGAAGACCATAGAAGAACCACATAACAGCACTTAATGTGAGGAAAACGGATAGGAGAAGTGGCATGTATTCCACACTCTTTGTTTTTATTACTTGTCTCTACATAAAATGAGAAAAATCATCAGCATTATATTCTTCATGCATGGGAAAACAGGGGAAATAAATGAAGACGACTATATAAGTTTTGAAATAGGTGAAATATTTGTACGTAAAAACTCACCACAATGCCTAAGGGTGCTACAAACACACACAAGGAAAATACAAGGCAAATCCATCCAACAGCTTGACCACGAGCGGCACCTTTGAATAGAAATTGGGTAACAAGGACAATAACGCCAAAGCCA belongs to Nicotiana tabacum cultivar K326 chromosome 6, ASM71507v2, whole genome shotgun sequence and includes:
- the LOC107826310 gene encoding bidirectional sugar transporter SWEET12-like, with the protein product MAAISGHWAFAFGVLGNIVSFIVFLSPLPTFYKIYKKKSTEGYQSIPYVVALFSSMLWIYYAFLKTNTTLIITINSFGCFIETIYVGFYLFYAPKKARIQTVKMLVLSVVGGFGVIVLVTQFLFKGAARGQAVGWICLVFSLCVFVAPLGIVRQVIKTKSVEYMPLLLSVFLTLSAVMWFFYGLLVKDINIAIPNVLGFVLGILQIVLYVIYNKKEKAILKEEKVPEKIQNHVIIVDDYNNQKLPELTEEQIIDIVKLGSLISSGKIHVASCLHNSKCGVEAVKVENMPKLQTAEA